The nucleotide window CCGCCGACGACGGCGGAGATGGCCCAGAAGAGAAGGTACACGATCGCGGAGACGAATCCGAGCAGTAGGAAGTCGATCAGGAAAGCCAAGAGGCGATCTCCTGTCGAACAGTTGGACTGGTTTGCCGTTGACATGCGTGCGAAGGAAACGCCACCGACCACTTATAGGTGGGTGATTTCGATCACCAGACAGCGACGGTCCGCTCCGCCCGCAGGCGGGAGGCCCAGAAGCCACCGATCGACCGCCAGCAGCGGACCGTCGTCTCGATACCACCCCCGATCTACGGAAACACACGGATTTATGGGCGTCGGAGGCGGACTGTCCGACGATATGGGACAGACACTCACCGAGAAGATTCTCGACGACCATCTGGTAGACGGCGAACTGAACGTCGGAGAGGAGATCGGCATCGAGATCGATCAGGTCCTGACACAGGACACGACGGGAACACTCGTCTGGCTCCAGTTCGAGGCGCTCGACCTGGACGAGGTCCAGACCGACCTCGCGGCCCAGTACTGTGACCACCAGACCTATCAGTTCGACTTCCGGAACACCGACGACCACCGCTTCCTGCGGTCGGCGGCGGGCACGTTCGGCGCGCACTTCTCGCGCCCGGGCAACGGCATCTGTCACAACGTCCACAAGGAGAACTTCGCGCGGCCGGGCGCGACGATGCTCGGGTCGGACAGCCACACGCCCACACCGGGCGGGCTGGGCGAGTTGGCGATCGGCGCGGGCGGACTCGACGTCTCGGTCGCGATGGGCGGCGGCGCGTACTACATCGAGATGCCCGAGATCGTCGAGATCCGTCTGGAGGGCGAACTGCCCGACTGGGCGACCGCGAAAGACGTCATCCTGGAGTTGCTCCGCCGCGAGAGCGTCAAAGGCGGCGTCGGCAAGATCTTCGAGTACACCGGCCCGGGCGTCGAGAGCCTGACCGTCCCCGAGCGGACGACGATCACGAACATGGGGACCGAACTCGGTGCGACGACGTCGCTGTTCCCCACCGACGAGCACACGAAAGACTACCTCGACCGTCTCGGTCGCGTCGAGGACTACGAGGAGCTCTCGGCCGATCCGGACGCCGAGTACGCCGACCAGATCGTCGTCGATCTCTCTGAGCTCGAACCGCTGATCGCGACGCCGTCGATGCCCGACAACGTCGTGCCCGTCCGCGAGGTCGCGGGCGAGGACGTCGAACAGGTCATGATCGGGTCGTGTACCAACGGTGGGTTCGAGGACATCCTCCCCGCGGCGAAGATGCTCGAAGACCACGACATCGACCCGACCACCGAGATGATCGTCGCGCCCGGGTCGAAACAGGCCTCCGAGATGCTCGCCCGCGAGGGCTGGGCCTCCGAGATGATGGCCGCCGGCGTCAACTTCTCGGAATCGACGTGTGGGGCCTGCATCGGCATCGGCCACGTGCCCGCGAGCGATTCGGTGAGCCTGCGAACGTTCAACCGGAACTTCGAGGGCCGCTCGGGCATCGAAGACGACAACGTCTACCTCTGTAGCCCCGAGGTCGCCGCCGCATCCGCGATCGCCGGTGAGATCGTCGACCCGCGCGACCTGGCCGACGATATCGGCCTGGACGTCCCGGGCTTCGAGTTGCCCGAGGAGTACTACGGCGCGGACACCGACCTCATCCCGCCCGAGGAGGCCCCCGACGACGGGCTCATCAAGGGGCCGAACATCGCGGACGTCCCGCTCAAAGACCCCCTCGACAGCCACCTGGAGGGGCCCGCACTGCTGAAGATGGACGACAACATCACGACCGACCACATCATCCCTGCGACCCAGGACATCCTGATGTATCGGTCGAACATCCCGAAGCTCTCGGAGTTCACCCTCTCGCGAGTGGACGAAGACTTCGCCGACCGCGCGCTCGACTCGGACGGCGGCTTCCTCGTCGCCGGCGAGAACTACGGCCAGGGCTCCTCGCGTGAACACGCCGCGCTCTGTCCGATGTACCTGGGCGTCGAGGGCGTGCTCGCCCAGAGTTTCGCGCGGATCCACAAGGCCAACCTGTTCAACTTCGGTTTGATCCCCCTGGAGATCGACGAAGAGACCTACGAACAGATCGATCAGGGCGACGACGTCGAGATCGTCGACGACGTGCGCGACGCCGTCGAGAGCGGCCAAGAGGAGTTCACGATCCGGGTGAACGGTGACTGGGAGGCGACCGGACTGCTCGACGCCTCCGAGCGTGAGCGCGACCTGCTCGCCGCCGGTGGGAAGCTCTCCTACACGAAACAGCAACACGAGAGCGGCGAGACGCCCGCGACCGGCGACTGATCGCGCGAACTGCGTCGCGACGATTACCCGTTTTCGACGAGACCGCGCGCGAGCATCTCGATCGACAGATCGCGGATTTCCTCGTAGTCATCACGCGGGTGTTCCTGTTGGTCGATGACCAGCAAGACCAGCGGCTTCATCAGTCGACAGACCGTCACGGGATCCATCTCGGTGATCGGGCCCTCGGCGCGACGCTGAATGTCCTCGACGATCGGGACCAGGTCAGCGACGACGGCC belongs to Halococcoides cellulosivorans and includes:
- a CDS encoding aconitate hydratase → MGQTLTEKILDDHLVDGELNVGEEIGIEIDQVLTQDTTGTLVWLQFEALDLDEVQTDLAAQYCDHQTYQFDFRNTDDHRFLRSAAGTFGAHFSRPGNGICHNVHKENFARPGATMLGSDSHTPTPGGLGELAIGAGGLDVSVAMGGGAYYIEMPEIVEIRLEGELPDWATAKDVILELLRRESVKGGVGKIFEYTGPGVESLTVPERTTITNMGTELGATTSLFPTDEHTKDYLDRLGRVEDYEELSADPDAEYADQIVVDLSELEPLIATPSMPDNVVPVREVAGEDVEQVMIGSCTNGGFEDILPAAKMLEDHDIDPTTEMIVAPGSKQASEMLAREGWASEMMAAGVNFSESTCGACIGIGHVPASDSVSLRTFNRNFEGRSGIEDDNVYLCSPEVAAASAIAGEIVDPRDLADDIGLDVPGFELPEEYYGADTDLIPPEEAPDDGLIKGPNIADVPLKDPLDSHLEGPALLKMDDNITTDHIIPATQDILMYRSNIPKLSEFTLSRVDEDFADRALDSDGGFLVAGENYGQGSSREHAALCPMYLGVEGVLAQSFARIHKANLFNFGLIPLEIDEETYEQIDQGDDVEIVDDVRDAVESGQEEFTIRVNGDWEATGLLDASERERDLLAAGGKLSYTKQQHESGETPATGD